The following proteins are encoded in a genomic region of Fusarium oxysporum f. sp. lycopersici 4287 chromosome 1, whole genome shotgun sequence:
- a CDS encoding hypothetical protein (At least one base has a quality score < 10), with product MKSVVFMAMAFGLASANISPRYELPPSTETCECDTEDLCYQAVHALGATFCDHIENCQLPSACADRQTLQEACTCVLPTTTTAAIVSTTETASTEAGTATTETATTEAETATTGTTEVDTATTETATTKAGTATTETETETASQSTETATGVTTEAASTTTAPAETNTTTEEEDCDSTTEELSTGTETATAPTGTETAPVNTDTKTETAPTGTETAPVNTDTKTETAPTGTETKTETAPTGTETAPVNTDTKTETAPTGTETAPVNTDTKTETAPTGTETAPVNTDTKTETAPTGTETAPVNTDTKTETAPTGTETAPVNTDTKTETAPVNTKTKTETAPTGTETETAPVNTKTKTEGVSTTEGSHGTQTTEATVPYTTKTVYTTAVHTYSKCPDYVKDCPYGTHGPYTVTETVAVSTTVCPVTEEHPKPTGYTTKTVYSTEVYTISKCPPSVKDCPYGSVTTKSYPVSTTVCPITEEHSKPTGYAPPEYTTKTVYSTKVYTVTKCGPEVKDCPYGSVTTETVPVSTTVCPVTEEHPAKPTGYAPPAHSTLYTTKTAYLTKVYTVTKCGPEVPNCPYGSVTTETVQQTTVYATGTKEIPSYPTVVVPKPEQPEQPEHPAQPEYPAPKPEHPETPAQPEHPAKPEQPETPSKPEHPAYPAPPAKTETYKAPEPSQPSATLPYHAPTGTAPAVEVTAGASRFGVGIMEHKTFPLLFIYYKHNKLHYVHSMI from the exons ATGAAGAGCGTCGTCTTTATGGCCATGGCCTTTGGCCTGGCTTCTGCCAACATCTCCCCCCGCTACGAGCTTCCTCCTTCCACGGAGACATGCGAGTGTGATACCGAGGACCTTTGCTACCAGGCTGTCCACGCTCTCGGTGCCACTTTCTGCGACCACATCGAGAACTGCCAGCTCCCTTCAGCTTGTGCTGACCGTCAAACTCTCCAGGAGGCTTGCACCTGCGTTCTCCCCACTACCACCACTGCTGCTATCGTCTCTACCACCGAGACTGCTAGCACCGAGGCTGGTACTGCCACTACCGAGACTGCCaccactgaggctgagactgCCACTACCGGTACCACTGAGGTTGACACTGCTACAACCGAGACCGCCACTACCAAGGCTGGCACTGCTACCACTGAGACTGAGACCGAGACTGCTTCTCAGTCTACTGAGACTGCCACCGGTGTCACCACCGAGGCTGCCTCCACCACCACTGCCCCTGCTGAGACCAACACTAccactgaggaggaggactGCGACTCTACCACTGAGGAGCTCTCCACGGGCACTGAGACTGCCACTGCTCCTACCGGTACTGAGACCGCCCCTGTCAACACCGATACCAAGACTGAGACTGCTCCTACTGGCACTGAGACCGCCCCTGTCAACACTgacaccaagaccgagaccgCCCCTACTGGCACTGAGACTAAGACTGAGACCGCTCCCACCGGTACTGAGACTGCTCCCGTCAACACTGACACCAAGACTGAGACCGCTCCCACCGGTACTGAGACTGCTCCCGTCAACACTgacaccaagaccgagactgCTCCTACTGGTACCGAGACTGCTCCCGTCAACACCGATACCAAGACTGAGACTGCTCCTACTGGCACTGAGACCGCCCCTGTCAACACTgacaccaagaccgagactgCTCCTACTGGTACCGAGACTGCTCCCGTCAACACTGATACCAAGACTGAGACTGCTCCCGTtaacaccaagaccaagactgagacCGCTCCTACTGGtactgagactgagactgctcctgtcaacaccaagaccaagactgagGGTGTTTCCACTACTGAGGGATCCCACGGTACCCAGACCACTGAGGCTACCGTCCCTTACACCACCAAGACTGTCTACACCACTGCTGTCCACACCTACTCCAAGTGCCCTGACTACGTCAAGGACTGCCCTTACGGAACTCACGGTCCTTACACCGTCACTGAGACTGTTGCTGTTTCCACCACTGTCTGCCCTGTGACTGAGGAGCACCCCAAGCCTACTGGTTACACCACCAAGACTGTCTACTCGACTGAGGTCTACACCATCTCCAAGTGCCCTCCTTCCGTCAAGGACTGCCCTTACGGATCCGTCACCACCAAGAGCTACCCCGTCTCTACCACCGTCTGCCCCATCACCGAGGAGCACTCTAAGCCTACCGGCTACGCTCCTCCTGAGTACACCACCAAGACTGTCTACTCCACCAAGGTCTACACTGTCACCAAGTGCGGCCCTGAGGTCAAGGACTGCCCTTACGGTTCCGTCACCACTGAGACTGTCCCTGTCTCTACCACCGTCTGCCCTGTCACTGAGGAGCACCCCGCCAAGCCCACTGGCTATGCTCCTCCTGCCCACAGCACTCTctacaccaccaagaccgCCTACCTCACCAAGGTCTACACCGTTACCAAGTGCGGTCCTGAGGTCCCCAACTGCCCTTACGGCTCTGTCACCACCGAGACCGTCCAGCAGACCACTGTCTACGCCACTGGTACCAAGGAGATTCCTTCTTACCCCACCGTTGTCGTCCCCAAGCCTGAGCAGCCTGAGCAGCCTGAGCACCCCGCCCAGCCTGAGTACCCTGCTCCTAAGCCCGAGCACCCCGAGACTCCTGCCCAGCCTGAGCACCCCGCTAAGCCTGAGCAGCCCGAGACTCCCTCCAAGCCTGAGCACCCTGCTTACCCTGCTCCTCCTGCTAAGACTGAGACCTACAAGGCTCCTGAGCCCAGCCAGCCTTCTGCCACTCTCCCCTACCACGCCCCCACTGGCACTGCCCCCGCTGTCGAGGTCACTGCCGGTGCTTCTCGCTTCGGTGTCG GCATCATGGAACATAAAACTTTCCCTTTGCTGTTTATTTATTACAAACATAATAAGCTTCACTATGTACATAGTATGATTTAG
- a CDS encoding oxidoreductase, with amino-acid sequence MSPHSASTTTNDLVNEYANIIKGKTILTTGVTPNSLGATFILETASKSPSLLILAGRNASKLQEMSEAITKTNPSVKTRSLVVDLGSLASVRKAAEEVNSWSDVPSIDVVVNNAGVMAIPYTKSVDGYEMQFAICHLGHFLLTNLTMDKILASESPRVVNISSNGHSLGPIRFADPHFSDGEIYDQWSAYGQSKTANMLFSVSLAQKLGSRGLESYSVHPGLILSTGLGTHLDFANMDADLGTFSTLTHRPSTTSTKKSPVKSHRARGNSEGWAAIPPVPVEVGAATHAFAAFDPNIKASNGAHLLEARVADPFVDTVKAWARDAVEAEKLWRLSEELVGQKFGY; translated from the exons ATGTCTCCTCACTCTGCTtcaaccaccaccaacgaccTCGTCAACGAGTatgccaacatcatcaagggCAAAACAATCCTCACGACCGGTGTCACACCCAACAGTCTCGGCGCAACCTTTATCCTAGAAACCGCCTCCAAATCCCCAtcccttctcatcctcgcAGGCCGCAACGCCTCCAAACTCCAAGAGATGTctgaagccatcaccaagacGAACCCTTCCGTCAAGACCCGCTCTCTTGTGGTAGATCTTGGCTCTTTGGCTTCAGTGCGAAAAGCTGCTGAGGAGGTTAACAGCTGGAGTGATGTGCCTAGCATTGATGTCGTTGTTAACAATGCTGGAGTCATGGCTATTCCATATACCAAGAGTGTGGATGGCTATGAGATGCAGTTTGCTATTTGTCATCTTGGACATTTCCTTTTGACGAACTTGACTATGGATAAGATTCTTGCTTCGGAGTCACCTCGTGTTGTTAACATCTCGAGCAATGGCCACAGTCTTGGTCCTATTCGCTTCGCCGATCCTCACTTCAGT GATGGCGAGATTTACGACCAATGGAGTGCCTACGGTCAATCCAAGACTGCAAACATGCTCTTCTCTGTATCTTTGGCTCAAAAGCTAGGAAGCCGTGGCCTTGAATCTTACAGTGTTCACCCTGGCCTCATCCTGTCAACTGGTCTCGGCACACATCTAGACTTTGCCAATATGGACGCTGATCTGGGCACTTTCAGTACGTTAACTCACCGTCCTTCCACTACTTCAACTAAAAAATCCCCAGTCAAGTCTCATCGCGCACGAGGCAACTCTGAAGGGTGGGCAGCCATTCCCCCTGTTCCCGTCGAAGTTGGCGCTGCGACACATGCATTCGCTGCTTTCGACCCCAACATCAAAG CAAGCAACGGCGCTCATCTCTTGGAGGCGAGGGTTGCTGATCCTTTTGTTGATACTGTCAAGGCTTGGGCGcgagatgctgttgaggctgagaagttGTGGAGGCTGAGTGAGGAGCTTGTTGGGCAGAAGTTTGGATATTAA
- a CDS encoding oxidoreductase, producing MSPHSASTTTNDLVNEYANIIKGKTILTTGVTPNSLGATFILETASKSPSLLILAGRNASKLQEMSEAITKTNPSVKTRSLVVDLGSLASVRKAAEEVNSWSDVPSIDVVVNNAGVMAIPYTKSVDGYEMQFAICHLGHFLLTNLTMDKILASESPRVVNISSNGHSLGPIRFADPHFSDGEIYDQWSAYGQSKTANMLFSVSLAQKLGSRGLESYSVHPGLILSTGLGTHLDFANMDADLGTFIKSHRARGNSEGWAAIPPVPVEVGAATHAFAAFDPNIKASNGAHLLEARVADPFVDTVKAWARDAVEAEKLWRLSEELVGQKFGY from the exons ATGTCTCCTCACTCTGCTtcaaccaccaccaacgaccTCGTCAACGAGTatgccaacatcatcaagggCAAAACAATCCTCACGACCGGTGTCACACCCAACAGTCTCGGCGCAACCTTTATCCTAGAAACCGCCTCCAAATCCCCAtcccttctcatcctcgcAGGCCGCAACGCCTCCAAACTCCAAGAGATGTctgaagccatcaccaagacGAACCCTTCCGTCAAGACCCGCTCTCTTGTGGTAGATCTTGGCTCTTTGGCTTCAGTGCGAAAAGCTGCTGAGGAGGTTAACAGCTGGAGTGATGTGCCTAGCATTGATGTCGTTGTTAACAATGCTGGAGTCATGGCTATTCCATATACCAAGAGTGTGGATGGCTATGAGATGCAGTTTGCTATTTGTCATCTTGGACATTTCCTTTTGACGAACTTGACTATGGATAAGATTCTTGCTTCGGAGTCACCTCGTGTTGTTAACATCTCGAGCAATGGCCACAGTCTTGGTCCTATTCGCTTCGCCGATCCTCACTTCAGT GATGGCGAGATTTACGACCAATGGAGTGCCTACGGTCAATCCAAGACTGCAAACATGCTCTTCTCTGTATCTTTGGCTCAAAAGCTAGGAAGCCGTGGCCTTGAATCTTACAGTGTTCACCCTGGCCTCATCCTGTCAACTGGTCTCGGCACACATCTAGACTTTGCCAATATGGACGCTGATCTGGGCACTTTCA TCAAGTCTCATCGCGCACGAGGCAACTCTGAAGGGTGGGCAGCCATTCCCCCTGTTCCCGTCGAAGTTGGCGCTGCGACACATGCATTCGCTGCTTTCGACCCCAACATCAAAG CAAGCAACGGCGCTCATCTCTTGGAGGCGAGGGTTGCTGATCCTTTTGTTGATACTGTCAAGGCTTGGGCGcgagatgctgttgaggctgagaagttGTGGAGGCTGAGTGAGGAGCTTGTTGGGCAGAAGTTTGGATATTAA